The genomic DNA CTGTCGTAGTAAGGCGGGATCATATAACCAGGATATGCAGCAGAATCGACCCTTACACCTACACCGCCTGGAGGCAGATACATTTCGATCCTTCCCGCAGAGGGCATGAAGTTCTTTTCAGGATTTTCCGCATTGATGCGGCACTCGATCGCCCACCCGTTGAAGGTCACATCTTCTTGTGTAAGGGAAAGTTTCTCCCCTGAAGCCACACGGATCTGTTCCTTGATGAGGTCGACACCAGTGACTTGCTCCGTCACGGGATGTTCGACTTGGATACGGGTATTCATCTCCATGAAATAGAAGGATTGCTGATTGTAATCATAGATAAATTCTACCGTGCCGGCACCTGTATAATCAACCGCTTCTGCTGCTTTTACAGCAGCATCCCCCATTCTTTCCCGAACTTCTTCGTTCAAGGCAGGTGACGGGCTTTCTTCAAGGAGCTTTTGAAGACGACGTTGGATCGTGCAGTCACGCTCCCCGAGGTGGATGACGTTCCCGAAATTGTCTGCCATGACCTGGATCTCGACGTGACGGAAATCCTCGATGAATTTCTCGATATAGACACCCGGGTTCCCGAATGCCGTCATTGCTTCCTGCTGGGTGATGTTGACACCCTTCACGAGTTCTTCTTCGGTCTTCGCAACACGGATCCCTTTACCCCCACCACCGGCAGTTGCCTTGATGATGACAGGATATCCCATGGATTCAGCAAGTGCAACTGCTTCTTCTGCATCCTTGACGATCCCTTTGGAGCCGGGAACGACAGGTACACCTGCTTCGCGCATCGTTTCACGCGCCACATCCTTCGTACCCATTTTCGAAATGGCTTCAGGTGATGGGCCGATGAATGTGATGTGGCATTCGCGGCATAGTTCCGCGAAATCAGAGTTCTCCGCAAGGAAGCCATAGCCTGGATGGATTGCATCACAGCCTGTGAGCTTCGCAACAGAGATGATGTTCGTGAAATTCAGGTAGCTGTCTTTCGACGTCTTAGGACCGATACAATATGCTTCATCGGCCAGCTGTACGTGTAGTGCTTCTTTATCTGCTTCGGAGTAGACGGCTACGCTTTCGATGTCCATATCCCGGCAAGCCCGGATGATACGGACGGCGATTTCTCCCCGATTGGCAACTAATACTTTCTTAATCATGAGTCCATTCGCTCCTTATTCAGGTTTCACCAAGAACAATGGCTGACCGTATTCGACCAGTTGACCATCCTTCACTAGGATCTCGGCGATTTCCCCTTTTACTTCGGCTTCGATTTCGTTGAATAGCTTCATGGCTTCGACGATGCAGACAACGGAATTCTCATCCACTTTGGAGCCCAGTTTCACATAGGCACCTGATTCTGGTGAAGAGGATTGATAGAATGTCCCCACCATCGGTGACGTGATGGTATGAAGATTCGATTGATCTGCCGGTGCCTCCGCTGCCGGTGCTTCCTGCTTTGGTGCAGGTGCTGCTGCAGCCGGAGCCTGCTGGATGGCCTGAACGGCCGGTTCGCGTACCTCTTGTACGGCTTGTACTTGTTGAACAGCGTTCTTCTTCAGCTTGATTTTGGAACCTTCATGCTCGTATGTAAATTCATCCACACTTGATTGGTCTACCAATTTGATTATTTCCCGGATTTCTTGGATTTTTAACACAACTTTACACCCCTCTTAATGGTTAACTAATTATGACTAGCTACTAATATCATACGATAATATCTAGTCTAAATTCAACATATGATTCTTGATGTGGTGGGACTTACCTATCCCTTACCCTTATTCTAGACCTTTTCAACAAAAAAATAAAATGGTTACCCGAAAAAATGGAGGACAAAAAAAGCCTGACCCCCTTTTCCGGGAAATCAGGCTGTGGACCGGTCTCAATTATTCGGCTGGAACTCTACTGCAACCGGCTTCAATTGACCGACTTCACTTTTGACGAGGCGGATGATTTCATTTGCCTCAGTGGCGCTGTGCTCTTTATCAGACTTGACCGTAATACGGACATTCTCTGCTGATGCCCTCACGAGTGCATCCTTATAGCCCATCGTTTTGATCAGCGTTTCAAGGACTTCTTCTGTCATGGCCGAGTCCTTCAGGTTTTCCATCTCTTCATAGGCAGCACTCTTATCTTCTGCTGAAACTTCCGGATCTCCCACCTTCGCTTCAAGTTCTTCCCTCATCTGATCCCGCTTCTCATTCACTTCGATGCGGAGCGCTTCGAACATTTCATTGCCGGCAGCATCTGTCACCACTTCCACATCACCCGATGTTTCTTTGTCCTTTGCCCCTTTTTTCGCATCTTCTGCAGCGAAATCCGTAGCCTGCTGCGTAGGTGAAGTGATGTAGTATACAGATAGGACAATCACAAGGCTCAGCATTGTCAACAACCATACCGTTTGCTTTTTCAATAACATGTATCGTTTCCCCCTTATTTTTTCGGTAGGACCGAAACCCGATGGCTTGGTACATCCAGCGTGCGGGTCACTGCCTCGATGATCCATTTTTTCAGCTGTATATTATCGGCTCCCTTGGCTACCACCAGGACTCCGCTTACTTTTGGTTTTTTTGTTTCTTTGATGATGGGAACTTCTTTCTCTCCATCACGGATGATCACGATCTGCTCTTCCTTGTTGCTTTCCTGGATGGACCGTTCCCCGCCTTGCTTGTCTACCTCATCGGTCTTCTGGTTGGATTGGGTCGCATTTTTCTCGAACACCTTGCTCTCGGTTGCTTCGACGTTGACGACGACATGGGCTTCGCTCACCCCGACAATTTGATCGAGCGCTTCCTTGAGCTGATTCTTATAATGTTCTTCATATTCTTTCATCAGCTGCTCCGTATCGGATTCTTTAGACCCAAAAGCCGGTACCTCTTCAGGACTACTGGAAACTTCGACGGCATCGTTCTTTGGTACCCATAGATCACTCATCAGCATAAAGGCTACCCCGAGGAGCAAAACGATCAGGACGTATTGATATTTCTTCCCTTTCTTACCTGGCGGAGGGTTTGGCCTTTCTTTTGAAAACCATTCCTTCAATGCTTGAATCGGTCCTTTATCGATATTCACGGGATGAATTCCCCCCTTCGACTGAAATGATTAGTTGATCCTGGGTTAGATTCCATTTTTCTGCTAGAAATGAGGCGATCCCTGAGTTGTCCTCTGTTTCTTTCCGGCTTACCTTCTGATCTTGTGAATCGATTTCCACCATCTGTACCGCCTCTACCGAATCATCTTTTTCCTCCGTCAGATGAACCGTGACGCTCGTGATGCTTTCTGGTAACCGGTCCAGATCTTCGGCCTGTATGCTCACACTGTCAATGACTTTGTTATGCCGGTCCATCATCTCCTTTTCAGCATCATTTTTCATTTGGACAGCCATTTGTTCTAAAATATATGCACGCTGTGAAGCTTGTATTTCTTTTTTCTTCGATTCAATCGAATTTTCTACAGATTGACTGGTTGATTGCTTCCAATCCATGGACGCAAGGGCTGCGTCAAAATCGGTTGTGAACAATTTAAGAAGTGGCGTCAAGATGATGGTGATCAGGATGAGGCCAGTGACGATTTTGGCATACTTCTTCATGTTCGAGCTTGGCAGGAGCATGTCGATGACCGTCGCCAACAGGATGAATACGATGATGTTCGTGATCCATTCGGTTAAAAATGACATCGGGAATCCCCCCCTTTAGAATGTCGTTACCGGACCATCATGGTAATGTTCCCTGCAGCCACGATGATCGTGATGCTTAGGAAAAACATGAACGATACGATGGCCAGGGCAGCAAAGACATAAATAATGCTTTTTGATATGGTATCGAGACATTCGATCACCGGTCCCCCGCCAAGGGGCTGGAGGAGGGCGGCAGCCAGTTTGTAGATGAACGCGATCATCAGGATCTTGATGGCCGGGAAGGCAGCAATCAGTAAGATGATGGCCACCCCTGCAATCCCCACGGTGTTCTTAAGGAGGACCGAAGCGCTGATGACCGTATCGGTTGCATCGGTGAACATCCTGCCGATCACGGGTACGAAATTCCCGGTGACGAATTTGGCCGTCCTGATCGACACACCATCCGAGACGGCGGCAGTGGTCCCTTGGACTGAGATCACGCCCAGAAAAATGGTCATGAAAGCGCCCAATAGCCCGATGCTCCACGTTCTGAGGAGCTGGGCGAGCTGCGTGACCTTATAGTGGGTCGATAGGGTGCTCACGATGCTCAGAAGCGTGGAAAGGAATAAGAGGGGCAGAACGACATTCTTGATCAATATACCGCTTGTATTCATGAGGAAGATGATGACCGGGTGAAAGAAGGCGGCTGATATGAGGCCTCCTGATGCTGCAATCAATGCCAGCAGGAGCGGGATAAGGGCAATGATGAAGTTGACCATGGTGGTGATCGCCTCATACGTATAATCAATGGCCACGTGGAAGCTGTTCAGGGCGATGATGATCAGGACCATGAAGACGATTCCATAGGCGACCTTGCTGACATTCCCACCCTCAAACGCATTCTGTAGCGACTGAAGGAACATGCTGAAGATCGTGAGGAGGATCAACGTCCCTAGAAGCTTGCCGTTCATCATCAACTCCTGGAATGCAAAATGCAGGAGTCCAGTGAACCATGCTTTGAACGAAAACTCCTTCTCTCCTTTGATGAAGTCGATGAGGCTGCCCTTCTGACTTTCAGGCAGGAATCCCCCGTAATCATCCACGATGCTTGTCCAATATCCTTTCAACTCGTCGATACCGAGATGATCGATCTGCTCATTGATCATTTCATCCTGGAGGCTTGCATCCTCCTCCGCGTTTCCTTCAGCCTGTCCTGTTGCAGGGAATAAGAAGATGATTAATAGGATGAGCACTAGCGTGCGTTGGATGGTTTTCATGATTTCCCCCCTCGGGAACGGTTCAAGTGGACGGGATCATATTGATGATTGTCTCGATGATGACCGTCAATATCGGGATGGCCATGGCAAGGATGAGGATCTTCCCGGCAAGCTCCACCTTGGCAGCGATGGCACCCTCCCCTGCATCCCTCGTGATATGTGCTGCAAATTCAGCTATATAGGCGATTCCGATGATCTTCAGGATCGTCTGGACATACACAAGGTTCACGTTTGCATTTGCTGCCAGTTTCTCAAGCATGTGAATGATGGCATAGATCTGATCAATGAGGAACAGAAAGATCGAGCAGCCGACAAAAACGATGAGCAGGAAGGCAAAGTTCGGCTTCTGTTCCTTGATGAGCAAGGCCAGGAAGGTCGAGACAAGTGCGATTCCGACTATCTGGATGATCTCCATCGTCGTCCCCCCCTTTCCTATCCCTGATACAAGAAGACCGATTTGATCTTTTGGAATAATTCATCCACGATGGAGGCCACCATGAACAGAATATAGATGAAGCCGAATAACGTCACCCACTGGGCATATTCCTTCTTTCCCATCTGATCAAGGATCGTGTGCAGGAAAGCAACAACGATCCCCACCCCTGCAATTTTAAAAATGATATCCACGTCTATTCCCATCTTGCGTTCCTCCTTCGCGTCACAGCAGAAGGATGATGAGAAGCAGCCCCGTCAAGAAACCGAGGCTCTTAGTCATCCGTTCATACTTCTTCTGCTTCTCGGCCGCTTCTACTTCTTCTCGTTCCAAGTGCAGCATGGCAAGCCTGATATGCTTTTGTTCCGTGACAATGTCATGACGGCCGAGCGTCTGTCCAAACTGTTTGAGGATCTCGTAATCCTCCTTCTTGAGGGCGGTCATTTTCCATATTACATCCAGGCTTTCCTCCCAAGCCCTCCGCACGGATATTTCCTCCTTGGTCAACTTCCTTGAGAAAGAATCAAAGATCAGGGATACAGGGGATGTGAGCTGCGATGATATCTTCCTGGCCGCTTCATGAAGCGGGGTATGGCTATAGGTGATCTCAGCCTCAAGATACTGAAGTGCCGACTTCAATGAGCGTAATTGTTTCGGACGCTCCGTCAGGACTTTTGATAGCTCAAATCCTGCCCACGAAGTGGATAGGAGAATGAAGATCGCACCGATGATTTTGATCATGTAGCTCTGAGCCTTGATGGTGAAAGCAGCTTGCCATCTGCATCGAGCACACGATGGATCACACCAGGCTCTCCCCCCTTTTTCAGCTCCACGAATCGATCAAATGTATGGAGGGCCATGACATCCCTGATCACCGGGCGCTTTTTTACCTCTTCAAGGGAATCACCGTGGACCGTAGTGATCAAGGTGATCCCTGCATTGACGGCCTCCTGAATGGCGGTACCGTCTTCTTGACGGCCGATTTCATCCACGATAAGCACATCGGGGCTCATGGAACGGATAAGCATCATCATGCCTTCTGCTTTCGGACAGGCATCCAGTACATCGATACGCTGGCCGAATGACAACTGAGGTACGCCTTCCACGCACCCTGCAATCTCCGATCGTTCATCCACGATGCCCACTTTCGCCGGTGGGATCCGTTCACTAGGCACCCCGCTTGAAACCATGCGTGCTATATCCCTCAGCAGCGTGGTTTTCCCGGTCTGAGGAGGGCCGATGATCATCGTATGTTTCCACCCTCTTCCAGAAAGGTAGGGGATGAGGGGCTCGGCGATCCCGATCTTTTGACGGGCGACCCGGATGTTGAAGGAGGACAGATTCCGTATGCCTTTCACGACTCCTCCTTCGAGGATGACTTTACCGGCAAGGCCGACCCGGTGTCCTCCTTCAATGGTGATATATCCTCGTCTCAGCTCCTCTTCCAATGCATAAAACGAGTGCTTGGACAGTTTGTTGATCAGGTTTTCGCTATCTTCTGCGGTGACTGTGTACGGGAGGAAATGGGGCTTTCCCCTCGACGTCACTTCCAGTTCTCTATGGGTTCTTACCCTTATCTCTTCAATGGATTCTAGCAATGGTTGCGGCAGGAGCTGAATATGGCTGGATATAGTGGTGGGAAGCATGGCCAGGATCTCTTGCATGAACTTTACCTCCTAACGAAATTCCATCACGGGATATGTACAAGCTCCCTGATAATACAATGTATTTCGCCAAGGGTCGGTTTATGACAGATTGTTCGGAGAGGTTCAGGAATGGGAGTATCAGGGCGGAGAAAGGGACCGTTTCGGCAAATAAAAAAAAGCCAAGCGGAATTTCCGCTTGGCTTTCTGTTTGGATTATGCGCGTGATACGTATGAACCATCCGTTGTGTTTACAACCAATTTATCCCCTTCATTGACGAAGAAAGGAACGTTCACCACAAGTCCGGTTTCCGTTTTGGCAGGTTTTGATCCGCCGGAAGCCGTATCACCTTTGATTCCAGGCTCTGTTTCTGTTACTTCGAGCTCAACCGTGTTCGGAAGCTCGACGCCCAACGTTTCACCTTGATACATCATGATGGAAACTTCCATGTTTTCTTTAAGATATTTCAATTCATATTCGATGGAAGGAGCCGGAAGTTCGATTTGCTCGTAGCTCTCGTTGTCCATGAATACGTGCATATCCCCATTGGCATAAAGATATTGCATGCGGCGGTTATCAATTTGGGCTTTGCCCACTTTTTCACCTGCACGGAATGTTTTCTCCTGGATCGCACCTGTACGCAGGTTACGTAGCTTGGAGCGTACGAAAGCCGCTCCCTTACCAGGCTTAACGTGTTGGAAATCCATCACGCGCCAGATCCCGTTGTCTACTTCGATGGTTAGTCCTGTACGAAAATCATTAACTGAAATCATGTATGTTCCTCCTACTATATAATAATCCTGTCTGCCATCAGAATGGCAAGATGATCAATTCTTTCGACGAATGCATGAGGTTGTCATTACCATCCTCAGTGATCACCAGATCATCCTCGATCCGCACGCCCCCGACACCCGGTACGTAAATACCAGGTTCTACCGTGACGATCATACCCGGCTCAAGGGTCGTTTCCGATCTGAATGATAGCCCGGGACCCTCGTGGACTTCAAGTCCGATCCCGTGTCCTAGTGAATGGCCGAAACAGTCCCCATACCCTTTTTCGGTTATGTAGTCTCGACTGATGGCGTCAGCTTCCTTACCGGTCATGCCGGGTTTGATCTGTTCGACAGCCATCAATTGGGATTGCAGGACGATGCCGTAGATTTCCTTCAGCTTCTCGCTGGGCTCACCGACAGAAATGGTCCTTGTCATATCTGAAGCATATCCATTATAGTATGCACCAAAGTCAAGGGTTACAAAATCCCCTTTTTCAATGACTTTCTCGCTTGCCACCCCGTGAGGCATGGCAGAACGGAGTCCCGATGCGACGATGGTATCGAATGAAGAACTGGTCGCGCCTTGCTTCCGCATGAAGAACTCCATTTCATTGGAAACGTCCAGCTCGGTCAAACCAGGTCTGATGTAATCCAGGATATGCTTGAATGTAGCTTCGGCGATGTCCGCAGCATACTTAATTATCTTAATCTCTTCAGGAGTCTTAATCAAGCGTAATTTTTCCACTACACCCGACACCGGGACGAATTCGGCACTCAGGGCAGCCTGATAGGTGGTGAATGCATCATAGGTCATATAGTCCTTCTCGAAGCCGACCGTCTTCAGTCCAAGTTCCTGGACCTGTTTGGCTACCTCGTCGTGAATCGGACCTTTATGCTGGATGATATCATATCCGATAGCCTGCTCCGCAGCCTGCTCGGTATAGCGGAAGTCCGTGATGAATAGCGCCTTATCCGCTGAAATGAGCACCACACCTGCGGATCCCGTGAAGTTGGTCATATAGCGGCGATTGAATTCACTTGTAATCAAGAGTGCATCAATGTTTCGTTCATTCAAAGATTCGCGTAAACGGTCAATTTTTGTCATGTTTATTTCCCTCTCCCCATTCGATAATTGTCCAATGCATCCATGGCCATTTCGTACCCTAGGAAACCAAAACCTGCGATCTGACCCAACGCTTCAGGAGCGATGACGGACGTATGCCGGAAGGATTCCCGTGCATGGATGTTGGAAATATGCACTTCAATGAAAGGTATGTCCACCGCTGCCACGGCATCACGGATGGCGTAGCTGTAATGGGTGAATGCACCCGGGTTCATGATGATTCCGGCTGCCCCTTCGTCTTCAGCGCGATGGATCCAGTCGATCAGTTCCCCTTCATGATTGGACTGGTATGCTTCTATTGCATATCCCATGGCGCTTGCTTTGTGGCCCAATCGTTCTTCCAGGTCGGCAAGGGTCTCGCTACCATAGATACCGGGCTCCCTTTTTCCGAGCCTGTTTAAATTCGGTCCGTTCAATATCAGGATCGTTTTCTGCATATGTATTCCCCTAAAAAAATAGAATGTTCATCATGAACATTCTATCATAAAGCTATGCTGATACCTACAAAATTGTCTGATAACGATCCCTCACTGGGAAACTTGGTCTGTACTCCCGTGTTTCGCCCTCAGCTCATTTTCCTCATACGAAATGGAATAACCGACAAAGACGCCGTACAGGATATAGAGACACAGACTGGTCACGAATGTATCCAGACCGATTTTCATCAGTGAGCCGATGCTCGGGAACAATGGGTACAGGACGAGGAAGAATAACAGGAACAGAGCCACCCCGTATGCCGCACCTACCCACATGGATTTGAACTTTCTCAGTATGGCATAGTAAACGAAAGCCACCCCGATGGAAATGATTCCGTATGCGAGGATGGCCAAGACCATCCCGATCCACTTGTCGACCCAGTCCCCCGCCGCCCATGGTTCAAAGATGACGGTCGGTTCGATTTTCGTAAAAGAGAAATAATAGCACAGATATGCGATGGCGCTCCAGAATATGCCCCCCATGAATCCCGTGATGACGACGAGTGCCGCAAAAGACAGGGGCTTTTCGCTCTGATTTTGCTCGAGTCCAGGATCCTTTTTGCTCTCTGCACTTCCTTCTTGAACCTTTTCATGCTGTCCTTTTTCTTCTGCCATTAGTATCACCTCCGTCGTAGTATGTCCGAAACGAAAAGGCTCATGCGAGAAAATCGGTGCTCTTTCTAGTGCTTTCTTTCATTTTTTAGTAAAATGGATATACGCCCGAATGATCGGGAACATCGTACCTTTGTTTTTTAAAAATAGTAGGTTAAAAAATGTTAAATCGGTCTAAACTATACGTATAGAATGAAAGTCTGCATATATGGTAAGGAGGTGGCTTTGTTGAACGCTCGTAACCTATTCGTCTTTTCCCTTATGATACTCGCCGCGGTGGGACTTGGTTCCCTTCTCATCGGCAATCCCCTGGGTCTTTTGCGACAGATCTTAGTGACTGCCGCCGTGATCGGTATCATCTACTTCATTTACCGCAAGTGGTTCAGCGGTCGCCGTACAGGCAGTAACAACGAGCAAAGAGCGTTTGTTAAAGCGGCCAAAATGTCCAAAAAGAGGCATAAGCGTAAGCCTGCCAGTAAGCCTCAAGTCTCAAACGTGTCAAAGAAACGTCCGGTGCGAAAGAAATCCAGCGCCAATCTGACGGTTATAGAAGGCAAAAAAAGCAAAAAGAACAACCGCGCCTCTTTTTAAAGGAGGAATGGTTGTTCTTTTTTTAATGCCAGTACTTCAGGAATTCAGCCGTCCTGGCCCTTCCAAACTCAATGAGCTCAGACTTTCGTGACCCATCCAACTCAAAATCGGTGGTCATGACTCCTTCTGTCGGGATGAACACGATATTCCGCTCGTGTTTCCGGGAGATATAGCGGGCGTCATGGGCATCCCTCATGGTTGTGAATAAAGCCTGATACAGCTCAATGGCATTTTTGATCACTTTCTTAGGCTGATCAGTCAGATCGTGACTCAGCTTCACCCCAAGAACAGGTCTCTCTGATTTGTTTGTCTCTTTGTCGAACAGCCACATAGGAAAGTTGCTCAGGACTCCACCATCCACGGTGATGCTTGTTCCCTCGAGGGATTTCAACTTCACCGGCTCAAAGAAAAAGGGGAGATTTGCACTCATCCGGATCGCTCTTGCAACCGGGAATGTTTCCTTCGGTATCCCGTAGCCATCCAGATCATCAGGAAGTACGATCATCCTTCCGTTGGAAAGATCCGATGCAATGACCCTGAGGGAATGTGGCGGCAGATCCGCAAACGTCTCGACCCCCTTCGCCTTAAGCTTCTCCCCGATCCACGCCTCTAAGGCTTTACCTTTATACAACCCCAGACGAAAATAGACCATGAACCACTTGATGATCGGCAAGGAAAATGGTGATGCATCCATGAACGTCTTTACGTCGACTTCATCCATCAGTTGCGCAATTTCTTTACTCGTATAACCGGCTGCGATGAAGGCCGATATGATCGCACCTGCACTTGTACCTGCCAACCGCTTGAATGTATAACCCTTTTCCTCCACCGCCTGATAGGCTCCTATGAGGGCAAACCCCTTTATGCCTCCTCCTGAAAATACGCCGTCAATTTCCATCCTTCTCCCCCTTTCATAGGGTGTTATTACATACCTAATGAAGAAAGATGGATTTTAGACGTCATTCATCGAAAGAATTCATTGATACCAAAAAGGGGAGCGGCACCCGTGTGCTTCTCCCCCTCTGCATGATTTTATTTCATATAGAGAGCCATCGGTAATGAAAAAAGCACGGATCAGTGTGCCAACAGCTCTTTAAATGCCTGAACATTCACATCAAAGTCCGGAACCGTTTGACTTTCTTCGGCAAACTTCACCTGTTTCACGACCATTTCATTGAAAGGAGTCGAAATGCCCTTGCCTTCTCCCAGTTTCGGTACAACCCCATTGATATAATCAATTTCGGTTTTTCTATTTTTCTCCAAATCCTGCAGCATGCTTGCGCGCAGCAATCTTGATGGCTCCATCACGGCCCTCAGTGTTTGAATGCGGGCTTCGATCTCATGTTCACTTTCCAACTCAAGGGATTCCACGTCAAATCCGCCCATTTTGGCAAAATGGACACCATTGGCATGTCCAACCTTGATGGTTTCATCTGCGATATGGACGGCACTGGTGATACCCGTTTCATCGTCGAGGACGTCTCCGTATTCACCGTTCAACGCAGCAGATAAACCACTGAAAGCATTGTTAATCAGTAGCTTCGACCATTTGGTCCCCACCAGATTATCGGAAATATGCGTGCCTCCTACAAGGTCCAGGATGGATTTGATTTCCTGGATCCTGTCAGTTGTTTCCCCGTTCAACTCGCCGATCTGAAACGCATACTGTTTGAATTGGCTAAATTCAGTTGTAAGATTCGATACACCCGGCTCTATGAATGTGGCACCGAATTCAACAGAACCCGCAATCACACGTTCTTTTCCGATAATGGAACCGACCACTTCTTCCGGTATTCCATTTTGCAGGGAACATACGACACTACCCTCATGTAAGAAAGGAAGAATCTCTTGTAAAATCGCTTCATTATACAATTGTTTGGTAAGAAGCAGGACCAAATCATAGGTCCCTGCTTTCTCCGCTGGGGTGATGGCTTTGACCCTGGCGTGAAATTCCGTCGTACCGATGACTTTGGCCCCTTCTTCATTCAGCCTGTCGACGTGTTCTTTATATGAATCAATCAGTTCTACATCCATCCCCCCGTGGGCAAGATATGCTCCGACGATGGTTCCGAGTGAACCTGCTCCCAATACTGCGATTCTCATGAAAATGTCCTCCTTATTTTTCCTCCAGATAGTTATATACCGGTTTTGCTGCATTCAATGTCAGGTCTGTCAGGATATGGGATGCCGATACTACTTCCAATACGGGAAGGTCGGCAAGCGGCGCCAGTGCGTGTTCGAATAATTGCAGTCTGGCAGGGCCGCTCCATGCCCCCTTCACGTTGATATCTGTTATCTGAGTGCGCACGAGATCGCAGATCCTGAGATTCCCTTCATAATCTGTTGCCATCTTGACCATGTAATTCGGCCGGCAGATCTCTTCAAGCGCTTCTTCCTTCGCCATTTCAGCATGCTTATACCCCATGGTGGCCGTTGCAACCCGGAGTGAACCATAATCCAGGGTCCCAACAAGGGTGTCGGAATCGACATAAAGCTTAGGATCGCCCAGCTTCTTTGGATACGCCGTCAGCTCCCTACCGCTCGCAATCGCTGGGAAATTGTCCACGTACATCGAGTGCACATAATCACCCTCTTCGCCGTTGAAGCGGACAGGGATGACCTGACCTGATTCTGTATATGCACCCAGACCAGTTACATCCGGCATCCACATGACCTCGAATTTCACGAGGGGCTCATTGATTTCCAGTGGTTCCGGGACCGCTTCACGCAATGCCTGTTCATCCGTCCGATAGAGAATCGTCAGGTATTCCCGGTTGATGAATTTGTAAGCCGGATAAGGATAAGCCGGTGCTGTTAATGGGGTTGTGAGATTTTTCGAAATGGTATTCACATCAATTTTCATCGTGATCGCACCTTCCATTCATAGTCAGTGAGGTTCACTGAACTGAACCTCTATCATGAGCTTACTCCTTCATTTACATTTAATCTAATACATAATAATATATGGATATATTTATCTCAGTAAATGTTTTGAAGGAGTATGATGGATGGAACTTCTACAACTCAAATATTTTCAGACCGTGGCCTATACCGAGCATATTTCTAATGCCGCCAAACAACTTAAGATTGCCCAGCCTTCCCTGAGTCTGACCATAAAACGACTGGAAGATGAACTGGGGACGTCCCTATTTGATCGGAAAGGGAGGAATATCCAACTGAGCTCTTCCGGTAAGATCCTTTTGAAACATGTGAACCGTATCTTTATTGA from Rossellomorea marisflavi includes the following:
- a CDS encoding patatin-like phospholipase family protein; the encoded protein is MEIDGVFSGGGIKGFALIGAYQAVEEKGYTFKRLAGTSAGAIISAFIAAGYTSKEIAQLMDEVDVKTFMDASPFSLPIIKWFMVYFRLGLYKGKALEAWIGEKLKAKGVETFADLPPHSLRVIASDLSNGRMIVLPDDLDGYGIPKETFPVARAIRMSANLPFFFEPVKLKSLEGTSITVDGGVLSNFPMWLFDKETNKSERPVLGVKLSHDLTDQPKKVIKNAIELYQALFTTMRDAHDARYISRKHERNIVFIPTEGVMTTDFELDGSRKSELIEFGRARTAEFLKYWH
- a CDS encoding ketopantoate reductase family protein, which translates into the protein MRIAVLGAGSLGTIVGAYLAHGGMDVELIDSYKEHVDRLNEEGAKVIGTTEFHARVKAITPAEKAGTYDLVLLLTKQLYNEAILQEILPFLHEGSVVCSLQNGIPEEVVGSIIGKERVIAGSVEFGATFIEPGVSNLTTEFSQFKQYAFQIGELNGETTDRIQEIKSILDLVGGTHISDNLVGTKWSKLLINNAFSGLSAALNGEYGDVLDDETGITSAVHIADETIKVGHANGVHFAKMGGFDVESLELESEHEIEARIQTLRAVMEPSRLLRASMLQDLEKNRKTEIDYINGVVPKLGEGKGISTPFNEMVVKQVKFAEESQTVPDFDVNVQAFKELLAH
- a CDS encoding acetoacetate decarboxylase yields the protein MKIDVNTISKNLTTPLTAPAYPYPAYKFINREYLTILYRTDEQALREAVPEPLEINEPLVKFEVMWMPDVTGLGAYTESGQVIPVRFNGEEGDYVHSMYVDNFPAIASGRELTAYPKKLGDPKLYVDSDTLVGTLDYGSLRVATATMGYKHAEMAKEEALEEICRPNYMVKMATDYEGNLRICDLVRTQITDINVKGAWSGPARLQLFEHALAPLADLPVLEVVSASHILTDLTLNAAKPVYNYLEEK